The genome window TCTTTAAAAATTGAGCCAACTCCTTATGAATCAAATGAATTTATAGATTATTTTGAAAATACAAATAATTTTATGCTTGTAAGAGAATCTCATACTTCATTAAAAGTAATTGCAAAATCAAAAGTAGAAAGAGTCGAAGAAAATATAAACAAACATTTAGAAAAACTACAAAATGTTTCTATCACTTTTGGTGAAGCTAAAGAGAGACTCAATAAATATTATAAAGATGATGTTTTAGCTAAACTTTTTTTATTTGAAACAGAATCAATTCCAGTTGCATCAAATGAAATAATCAATTATGCTTTAGAATCATTTTGGGAAGATAGAAACCTTTATGAAGCAACAAAAGAATTTATGCAAAGAATATTTAATGATTTTGATTTTGTATCTGGATTTACTGACCTTACAACTCCAATAGAAGAAGTTTTTAAAGAGAAAAAAGGAGTTTGTCAAGATTTTGCACAATTTGCAATTTCAGCACTTAGAAGTATTGGTATTCCAACACGTTATGTTAGTGGTTATATACAAACTATTCCTGCACCTGGAAAAGAAAAACTGTTTGGAGCAGATGCATCACATGCTTGGTTTTCTATTTATATCCCAACATTTGGTTGGGCAGATTTTGACCCAACAAATAATAAAATACCAAATGAAGAATACATTATTTTAGGTTATGGAAGAGACTATTTAGACATATCTCCACTAAAAGGAGTTGTCCAAAGTAGTGGAGAAAGTAGTTTAAAAGTTAAAGTAAATGTTAAATTACTTTAACTTTAGCATAAATTATATTCCTGCCCCATCTTCAAAGGTTCTTAAAGTTCTTGGACGAATTCCTACAATATCACCTTTTTGAATATTTTTCTCTTTAAATTCTGAATGTGATATTTCAACCAATAGTGTTTTTGAATCATCGTTTAAATGACTTAAATCTATTTTCACAAAAGAACCTGCAAGTTGGATATATT of Arcobacter lacus contains these proteins:
- a CDS encoding transglutaminase family protein, which gives rise to MIYEIYHETKFDYAALVTFSHNIARLKPKNSDAQKLLEYSLKIEPTPYESNEFIDYFENTNNFMLVRESHTSLKVIAKSKVERVEENINKHLEKLQNVSITFGEAKERLNKYYKDDVLAKLFLFETESIPVASNEIINYALESFWEDRNLYEATKEFMQRIFNDFDFVSGFTDLTTPIEEVFKEKKGVCQDFAQFAISALRSIGIPTRYVSGYIQTIPAPGKEKLFGADASHAWFSIYIPTFGWADFDPTNNKIPNEEYIILGYGRDYLDISPLKGVVQSSGESSLKVKVNVKLL